One window of the Patescibacteria group bacterium genome contains the following:
- a CDS encoding HU family DNA-binding protein: MNKAAIVDAVHEKLGGSKADAERAVDTMIDSIVKTMRSGGEVSIAGLGIFSVKGRAARTARNPRTGEAVQVPAMKVPKFRAAKALKDAVK; encoded by the coding sequence ATGAATAAAGCAGCCATCGTTGACGCTGTTCATGAAAAACTCGGCGGTAGCAAAGCCGATGCAGAGCGAGCGGTAGATACAATGATTGATTCAATCGTTAAAACCATGCGCAGTGGTGGAGAAGTTTCAATCGCAGGACTCGGTATTTTTTCAGTAAAAGGTCGTGCAGCACGAACTGCCCGAAACCCACGCACCGGAGAAGCGGTACAAGTTCCCGCTATGAAGGTGCCTAAGTTTCGTGCGGCTAAGGCACTCAAGGACGCCGTAAAATAA
- a CDS encoding trigger factor produces the protein MSAVNVEVKSLENAEVEIKAEIPAEEFEQYRDQVVRRLSVNIEMPGFRKGNVPEKILVQKIGEMPILEEMAETAISHAYPKILMEHKIDAIGRPEVNITKIAKGSSLGFSIKTAVMPEVKLSDYKAAAREEMAKKEEIKLEEKEMEEAIADIRKQRAHVITGNEQEKARNPVNASKEEGDESKKPALPELNDEFVKTLGDFKGVEDFKAKLHENMLKEKETKAAQKKRMVIIEKVIAGSDIALPAVIVESELDKMMAQFQGDIARMGLKFDEYLKYIKKTKDDLRKEWLPDARARAKAQLILHKIATEEKITVPEEEIEKEVKKLVEYYKDASPERARDYVATVLTNEAVFKFLEKEGSA, from the coding sequence ATGTCAGCAGTAAATGTAGAGGTAAAATCACTGGAAAATGCGGAGGTGGAGATCAAAGCGGAGATCCCTGCGGAAGAATTTGAGCAATACCGCGACCAAGTGGTGCGGAGGCTTTCTGTTAATATTGAGATGCCGGGATTCCGTAAAGGGAATGTGCCGGAAAAGATCTTGGTGCAGAAGATCGGTGAAATGCCTATTCTTGAGGAGATGGCGGAGACGGCTATTTCACACGCATACCCGAAGATTCTTATGGAGCATAAGATTGACGCCATCGGCAGACCGGAGGTGAATATCACAAAGATTGCCAAAGGGTCTTCGCTTGGTTTCAGTATCAAAACGGCAGTCATGCCGGAGGTGAAACTTTCTGATTATAAGGCGGCGGCGCGAGAAGAGATGGCAAAAAAAGAAGAAATAAAACTTGAAGAAAAAGAAATGGAAGAGGCTATCGCCGATATCAGAAAGCAACGCGCGCACGTCATCACCGGTAACGAGCAAGAGAAAGCTCGGAACCCGGTCAATGCATCCAAGGAGGAGGGAGACGAAAGCAAAAAACCCGCCCTTCCCGAATTGAATGATGAATTCGTGAAAACACTCGGCGATTTTAAGGGCGTGGAGGATTTTAAAGCGAAGCTCCATGAGAACATGCTCAAGGAAAAAGAAACGAAAGCGGCGCAGAAAAAGCGCATGGTCATCATTGAAAAAGTGATTGCGGGGTCGGATATCGCACTTCCGGCGGTGATCGTAGAGAGTGAATTGGACAAGATGATGGCGCAATTTCAGGGTGACATCGCGCGCATGGGCCTTAAGTTTGATGAATATCTCAAGTACATCAAGAAAACAAAGGATGATTTGCGCAAAGAATGGCTCCCCGATGCGAGAGCGCGCGCCAAAGCTCAACTGATACTGCACAAGATCGCGACGGAAGAAAAAATAACCGTTCCTGAAGAGGAAATAGAGAAGGAAGTAAAAAAACTTGTGGAATACTACAAAGACGCAAGTCCAGAGCGCGCACGTGATTATGTGGCGACTGTGCTCACCAATGAAGCGGTATTCAAGTTTTTGGAGAAAGAGGGTAGCGCGTGA
- the clpP gene encoding ATP-dependent Clp endopeptidase proteolytic subunit ClpP encodes MLIPTVIEKSQFGERAYDIYSRLLKERIVFMGGVIDDHTANNIIAQLIFLESEDPKKDIHLYINSPGGSVTSTLAMIDTMNHIRPDVSTICIGVAASGGALLLSAGAKGKRFALPNAEIMIHQPLGGVEGQASDIAITAEHILKTRANLNKLLAKNTGQALAKIEKDVERDFYMSAEEGKKYGIIDEIMKEKKAK; translated from the coding sequence ATGTTAATACCAACCGTTATAGAAAAGAGCCAATTTGGCGAACGAGCATATGATATTTATTCCCGCCTCTTGAAAGAGCGCATTGTTTTCATGGGTGGCGTCATTGATGACCACACGGCAAACAACATCATTGCCCAGCTCATCTTTTTGGAATCGGAAGATCCCAAGAAAGATATCCATCTGTATATCAATTCTCCCGGTGGTTCGGTCACTTCCACCCTTGCGATGATTGATACCATGAACCACATCAGGCCCGATGTAAGCACGATCTGCATTGGTGTTGCCGCTTCAGGAGGCGCGCTCCTCTTATCTGCGGGTGCGAAAGGAAAACGCTTTGCGCTCCCCAACGCGGAGATCATGATTCACCAGCCGCTTGGCGGCGTTGAAGGTCAGGCAAGCGATATCGCCATCACCGCGGAGCACATTCTGAAAACAAGGGCGAACCTCAATAAGCTTCTTGCGAAAAACACCGGCCAGGCGCTTGCGAAGATTGAAAAGGACGTTGAGCGGGATTTCTATATGTCAGCGGAAGAAGGAAAGAAATATGGCATTATTGATGAAATAATGAAGGAAAAGAAAGCCAAATAG
- the rny gene encoding ribonuclease Y, protein MDLKIVLLLSGVAGLLGIAFGYFLRWIISLGQRGSMELQIKQMTLAAKEEAQRIVEEADTKAKETLNKIHQEEKEREAQSKKTEERFIKKEDMLDNRQLDIDKQAEDIKKKIAEVKEIKDRVLESEHKKREELERIAKLSREEAKEELLKDIKQMYEEDLLVRTQKLETANREVLDRKAKDILSMSIQRLANSTASEVMATSVPLPSDDIKGKIIGKEGRNIRAFERAAGVDVIVDDTPGVITISSFDPIRRQIARVALENLILDGRIQPAKIEEAVLKAREDINKIIKEKGEEAVYECSVFNLDPRIVAILGRLHFRTSYGQNVLQHSIEMAHISGMLAEELGADVHIARAGALLHDIGKAVDHEVQGTHVEIGRRILQKFGANEAIVKAMQSHHEEYPYETLESVIVQVADAISGGRPGARRDTVENYLKRLKDLEAIADSFAGVEKSFALQAGREIRIFVSPKETSDFEAQTMARDIAKRIERELKYPGEIKVNVIRETKVIEYAR, encoded by the coding sequence ATGGACTTAAAAATAGTATTACTGTTATCCGGAGTAGCGGGTCTTTTGGGTATCGCGTTCGGGTACTTTTTGCGGTGGATCATCTCTTTGGGGCAACGCGGTTCCATGGAACTGCAAATCAAGCAAATGACGCTTGCCGCCAAAGAAGAAGCGCAACGCATCGTTGAAGAAGCCGATACGAAGGCGAAAGAGACTCTCAACAAGATACATCAGGAGGAAAAAGAGCGGGAAGCGCAATCCAAGAAAACAGAAGAGCGCTTTATCAAGAAAGAAGACATGCTGGACAACCGTCAGCTTGATATTGATAAACAAGCGGAAGACATAAAGAAGAAGATCGCCGAGGTGAAAGAAATAAAAGACCGCGTTCTGGAATCGGAACACAAGAAGCGAGAAGAGCTGGAGCGCATCGCCAAGCTTTCGCGAGAAGAGGCGAAAGAAGAATTGCTCAAGGATATAAAACAAATGTACGAGGAAGATCTTTTGGTGCGCACGCAAAAGCTTGAGACCGCCAACCGGGAAGTGCTGGACAGGAAAGCGAAGGATATTTTGTCCATGAGCATTCAACGGCTTGCGAACTCCACGGCGTCAGAAGTAATGGCGACATCCGTTCCTTTGCCTTCCGATGACATTAAGGGCAAAATTATCGGAAAGGAAGGGCGCAACATACGCGCGTTTGAACGAGCGGCCGGCGTTGACGTGATTGTTGATGATACGCCCGGTGTGATCACCATATCTTCTTTTGACCCGATCCGCAGACAGATAGCGCGAGTGGCGCTAGAAAACCTCATACTGGACGGGAGAATTCAGCCGGCAAAAATAGAAGAGGCCGTTCTGAAGGCGCGTGAAGATATCAATAAGATCATCAAAGAGAAAGGCGAAGAGGCGGTGTATGAATGTAGCGTCTTTAATCTTGATCCGCGTATCGTCGCTATATTGGGGAGGCTTCATTTTAGGACGAGCTATGGACAGAATGTGTTGCAACACTCCATTGAAATGGCGCATATTTCCGGAATGCTCGCCGAGGAGCTTGGTGCCGACGTGCATATCGCGCGAGCGGGGGCGTTGCTCCATGATATCGGAAAAGCGGTTGACCATGAAGTACAGGGGACTCATGTGGAGATCGGACGGCGTATTCTACAAAAATTTGGCGCGAATGAAGCAATTGTGAAGGCGATGCAATCGCATCACGAAGAGTATCCTTACGAAACACTGGAGTCTGTTATTGTGCAGGTTGCCGACGCCATTTCCGGCGGCAGGCCTGGTGCGCGGCGCGATACGGTAGAGAATTATCTAAAACGCTTGAAAGACCTTGAAGCGATCGCCGATTCTTTCGCAGGCGTTGAAAAGTCGTTTGCACTGCAGGCGGGCAGGGAAATACGCATATTCGTTTCTCCTAAAGAAACATCCGACTTTGAGGCGCAAACGATGGCGCGGGATATCGCCAAGCGTATTGAACGGGAGCTTAAATATCCGGGTGAGATTAAAGTGAACGTGATACGGGAGACAAAAGTGATAGAATACGCCCGGTA